In Deltaproteobacteria bacterium, the genomic stretch GAAACGATCCTCCAATCCCTGCCTGACTCCACTCACGCCATTGACCGGCCGTACCTCGTCATCGACGAGGGCCAGGACATGCCGCTGCAATTCTACGAGAGTCTCGTCAACCTCGGCTTCGAGAACTTCTTCGTGACCGCAGACCAGAATCAGCAGATCACGGACGACAACAGTAGCCGGCAGGACATCGAAAACGGTCTGGGCGTGAATACCCCAGACGTCAAGGAACTCACCTGGAACTATCGCAACCGCTACCCCGTCGCCCGGTTGGCGCGAGAGTTTTACACTGGCGACCCCGCGAGTCCTCCGCCGGACCTTCCCTCACCGGGGCCCTCGGTAGGTACCGTCCCTCGCCTCTGCTCCTACCATCCCGACCACCTGGACACTGTCGGTCGGCGCATCCTGCGGCTGTGGGACCGCGACCCACGCCAACTGATCGGCGTCATCGCGCCGAACAACCGCGTCAGGGAGCGATACCTGGAGGCGCTCCAATCCGCAGATGTTTCCCTGGACAACTCAAGACCCACCATAGAAACTTTCCACGGCGACCACCGTCCCGACGTCGTCTTCGGAGAGGGCGGAATCCTGCTCATCAACGCGCAAGCCTGCAAGGGTCTTGAGTTCGATACGGTAATTCTTGCCGACATCGACGAGCACTTATTCAATCCGAGGGATCCAGACGCTGCCAAGCGCCTGTTCTACGTTATGGTAGCGCGGGCCAAAGAGCGCGTGTTCCTGTTCATGAAAAAGTGCGAACATCCCATTGAGAAAATCCTGCCGACGGACCGCAGCATCCTGCAGCGTGAGGAGTTGTAGATGGCGAACCGGGACATGGAACTGTTTGGCGAGCGAACTGACGAGGGAAAATTGCCTGAATCGGTAAACCGGAAACAACCGCAGTCTTCGGCGAATACGCCGGCCTTGGGACTCCTTCTCACCAACCACCTCAACCTGCTGTACATGCTTGCGGCAGGCATGGTGATGCCGCCGCCCGGATTCGGAGGCAAGTACTATCAGGACACCCTGGCCTGCTGCCCAGGTTGGATTCCGTTGTTCCTGGGCAAGCGGCTACCCGCCGATGCGGTCAGCCTGTCCACCAGCGAAGCCGAGCATCTCAGGCTGGTGGGCGTCGAGTTCGAGTTGACCGGCTTGTCCGGGACGATCGCTGCCCTCGGGACGGAAGGCACGCGCGAGTTGCGGTTCCCCGATCAACTGGACGGCAGCGAAAGCGTACTTCTGATCCCGGCGCCGCTGCCGACCTCCCGGATAAGGCGCATCGTCTTCCCATCGCCCGAGGACAAACGAGCCGTCGAGACAGCGGCGCTGGATTTCGCCAACGTGCCGTTGCAGGACTTCAAGCGCAAGACGGTGAAGACCGTATTCGCAAAGCCATCGGACGAGCCGTGGCCGCCAGCACAGGGGCCCGCAGAGCGGGCGGCTCCGCTGCAAGCGCCCCTGGCCGCCGGCGGCATCATGGCGATGCTGCTCCACTTCGCCCACCAGGGCGACCTCTCGGTCGCGGCATGCCGCACCGCTTTCGACCCGGATGACGACTTGGAGCCGCCCGAGAACGAATCCATTCCTGCCGGACTCCGGGCGTGGATGCGGGCCGGCAACGCGTCATCACCGGCCCCGGATGCGGCAACGGAATCCGCCACTTCGGCCGGCTTGCAGAACGCCTTCCAGGACGTCCTGCTCTGGGGCGCCGTCGATCGTCTGCTGGACCACAAGAACGCCGGTCCTGCCATAGGCGCAGAGGACGTATTGCTAGACTACCTCGATGAGGAGACGCCGAAGCTTGATGTGCGCTTGCAGGCGGGCGCCAAGAAACTCCGTGAGACCCTCGTCTCCCTCAGGGGACTCGTTGACGCCACGCCCGGCGAATTGTTCGACCGGCACGAAACGTCTCTGGCGCGCGCCATGATCTTGTTCTCCCTGCGTAACCGTTGCGCGGACCTGCTCGAATTCCGCAGCGACCGACTACGCGAGCCCGACTGGCTGACGGCCGCCATCCTGTTCGGCGCACGCGAAGGCTGGATGGGTCTACCCCTGCCGCTACGAGCCGTTCCGGGACTGGACCACGCCGCTACTCACCGCATGGCGCAGATGGCCCATCGGATAGCCGGGACGGACCTTGACCTCGGCACCCCGCCACCGAGAGTCCGCCCTTTGCGGGAGTTCTTCGGCGATGGCCGAACCTGGGGCGCCAAAGAGAACGCCGCCGCCATCGAACTCGCCGATGCGTTCAAATGGGACTGTGTCCGCACCCGAATCATCCTCACGCAAGGCGAGTACAAACTCACTGTCCACGGGAGCTCTGTGCACATAGAACTGCCCGGCACGCCCGGGTTAGACACCAAGGTCGACCCGGAGCGGTTTTTCCACCACCTCGCCGAAACGCGAGTGGAAAGCAAAGTCGAAGAGAAGGTCCGCAAGACCCTTGGTGTCTGAACCGTCGCGTACGCGCTTCCGCGGTTTCCTTGCGATACCGGCAGCGAGCGGCTGAATCAACCGCGGCGCGTCGAGCGCATACAGGTCGTCCAACGATGCCAACCCCCGTGAACTTGCCGTGCAAGGCGATCCAGGGCTTGTCCTCGGGCTCGAGAGCGTCTACGGTGCGTTTGTTCAGGGTGAGCTTGGCCTTGGCGTTGACTTGCTGAA encodes the following:
- a CDS encoding ATP-binding domain-containing protein — encoded protein: MAKRRFDLPGIQDLSKEQEAARALPKAGQHLIVGGPGTGKSVLALIRTRRHQRDGDDYLFLVYNHLLNRASGQLFGEGLKSETWIGWFQRMFWKATGKPAPLLPPRSNGAFRAIDWDGVETILQSLPDSTHAIDRPYLVIDEGQDMPLQFYESLVNLGFENFFVTADQNQQITDDNSSRQDIENGLGVNTPDVKELTWNYRNRYPVARLAREFYTGDPASPPPDLPSPGPSVGTVPRLCSYHPDHLDTVGRRILRLWDRDPRQLIGVIAPNNRVRERYLEALQSADVSLDNSRPTIETFHGDHRPDVVFGEGGILLINAQACKGLEFDTVILADIDEHLFNPRDPDAAKRLFYVMVARAKERVFLFMKKCEHPIEKILPTDRSILQREEL